One stretch of Natronobacterium gregoryi SP2 DNA includes these proteins:
- a CDS encoding carboxylate--amine ligase — MASPATEGTWAGRSVAVPAITAPSTLACFRSLGRHDGERIRTIALANRDGIPATRSKYCDESVPVPSPHEDLVAYKDALLSIAMRPDVRTIIPVRDVDVYVLAKYRDEFDEHVSTPWPDIETLRATQDRIRLFDAAKAAGVAVPETELLDDDRDDWDREWIVKARYSILVDEYVDRYAPTEFLDPPKTAYLQSGVEPDVARFRREMDHVPLLQEYVSTTDEYGFFALYDHGEPLATFQHRQRRGYSYAGGASSFRESVRIPALEEAGRNVLDHLEWHGLAMVEFLRDDETGEFKLMEINPRFWSSLPFSVQAGADFPYYYWQVANGRKDLVDHEYEAGLAGHLIRGELLYLRSILSEDVDLAEKPSFSKAVSEIVGSIIEHPRFDCASVDDPRPFLWDMREAYDHYNGRV; from the coding sequence ATGGCTAGTCCCGCCACTGAGGGGACGTGGGCCGGGCGATCGGTTGCCGTTCCCGCAATCACAGCGCCGAGTACGCTCGCGTGTTTCCGGTCGCTCGGGCGTCACGACGGAGAACGGATTCGAACGATTGCACTCGCGAATCGTGACGGCATTCCGGCGACGCGCTCGAAGTACTGCGACGAGTCCGTTCCGGTCCCCTCTCCCCACGAAGACCTGGTCGCGTACAAAGACGCGCTGCTGTCGATTGCGATGCGGCCCGACGTGCGGACGATCATCCCCGTTCGAGACGTCGACGTCTACGTCCTCGCGAAGTACAGAGACGAGTTCGACGAACACGTGAGCACTCCCTGGCCGGACATCGAGACGCTCCGGGCGACTCAGGATCGGATACGACTGTTCGACGCCGCGAAAGCGGCCGGCGTCGCCGTCCCCGAGACCGAACTGCTCGACGACGACCGCGACGACTGGGACCGTGAGTGGATCGTCAAGGCACGCTACTCGATTCTCGTCGACGAGTACGTCGACCGGTACGCGCCGACAGAGTTTCTCGACCCGCCCAAGACTGCGTATCTCCAATCCGGCGTCGAACCCGACGTAGCCCGGTTCCGCCGGGAGATGGACCACGTCCCTCTGCTCCAGGAGTACGTCTCCACGACCGACGAGTACGGCTTCTTCGCGCTGTACGACCACGGTGAGCCACTTGCAACCTTCCAGCACCGACAGCGACGCGGCTACAGCTACGCCGGCGGCGCGAGTTCGTTTCGCGAATCCGTCCGAATTCCGGCTCTCGAGGAGGCCGGCCGGAACGTGCTCGACCACCTCGAGTGGCACGGTCTCGCGATGGTCGAGTTCCTGCGGGACGACGAGACAGGCGAGTTCAAACTGATGGAGATCAACCCCCGGTTCTGGTCGTCGCTCCCGTTCTCAGTGCAGGCAGGAGCCGACTTCCCCTACTACTACTGGCAGGTTGCGAACGGTCGGAAAGACCTCGTCGACCACGAGTACGAGGCCGGACTAGCCGGTCACCTGATCCGCGGAGAGTTACTCTACCTTCGGTCGATACTCTCCGAAGACGTCGATCTCGCGGAGAAACCGTCGTTCTCGAAGGCAGTGTCGGAGATCGTCGGATCGATCATCGAACACCCGCGATTCGACTGTGCGAGCGTCGACGACCCCCGGCCATTCCTGTGGGACATGCGTGAAGCGTACGACCACTACAACGGACGCGTCTGA
- a CDS encoding polysaccharide deacetylase family protein — protein sequence MGRVVVSIDAELAWGFHDLEQPPERRVRRARRGWRRLLEWLDAYEIPATWAVVGHLFLEECDGRHASHPAAADDWFERDPGGKADEHDRWFGPDLIERIQDAEADHEIGCHSFSHLQFDPTAIDREVAEAELEACLDVAQEWGVALESFVFPRNVVGYRDVLAEYDVTCYRGVEPSRWYDGSWWYPLGKFASYSAGRTAPPLVSPTLDEYGLVNVPGSLCLFSFEGLARSVVEPVAGDPVLRKAKLGIDAAAERDATCHLWLHPNDLTTARNVRRLRRVLEYVDEQRHNGDLRVQTMSEAATDALAEPREPKLVPPTSEPEQGLESDVETTVTAESWKR from the coding sequence ATGGGGCGGGTAGTCGTTTCGATCGACGCCGAACTCGCGTGGGGGTTTCACGACCTCGAACAACCCCCGGAACGGCGGGTCCGGCGGGCTCGCAGGGGGTGGCGGCGGCTGCTCGAGTGGCTGGACGCCTACGAGATTCCCGCGACGTGGGCGGTCGTCGGTCACCTCTTTCTCGAGGAGTGTGATGGTCGACACGCGTCCCACCCCGCAGCAGCCGACGACTGGTTCGAACGCGATCCGGGTGGCAAGGCCGACGAACACGACCGCTGGTTCGGTCCAGACCTGATCGAGCGCATTCAGGACGCCGAGGCCGACCACGAGATCGGCTGTCACTCCTTTTCCCACCTCCAGTTCGATCCGACTGCGATCGACCGCGAGGTCGCCGAAGCCGAACTCGAGGCCTGTCTCGACGTCGCCCAGGAGTGGGGGGTCGCACTCGAGTCGTTTGTCTTCCCACGGAACGTCGTCGGCTATCGTGATGTCCTCGCGGAGTACGACGTGACGTGTTATCGAGGCGTCGAACCGTCGCGGTGGTACGACGGCTCCTGGTGGTATCCGCTGGGCAAGTTCGCGAGCTACTCCGCGGGCAGGACTGCACCGCCGCTCGTCTCACCGACGCTCGACGAATACGGCCTCGTCAACGTCCCCGGATCGCTGTGTCTGTTCTCGTTCGAAGGCCTCGCACGGTCTGTCGTCGAACCGGTCGCTGGCGACCCGGTCCTCCGAAAGGCGAAACTCGGCATCGACGCCGCCGCCGAACGCGACGCCACCTGTCACCTCTGGCTTCACCCCAACGACCTCACGACCGCCCGCAACGTCCGTCGACTGCGGCGAGTCCTCGAGTACGTCGACGAGCAGCGACACAACGGCGATCTACGAGTCCAGACGATGTCCGAGGCCGCGACAGACGCGCTCGCGGAGCCACGGGAGCCGAAACTGGTCCCGCCGACATCCGAGCCCGAGCAGGGACTCGAAAGCGACGTCGAGACGACGGTCACAGCCGAATCGTGGAAGCGGTGA
- a CDS encoding alkaline phosphatase family protein: MTRVSDTDRAFVFGIDGVPWNLLRKWIDAGELPAFRRLREDGVAAPLESTMPPTTPTAWPTIATGARPDNHGIYGFQKLQHDYTQEMNTSTDRKRPALWDRLSPAVVGNVPMTYPADEIDGTMVSGMISPSVNERFAHPSDLADEITAEIPDYRIGLNWYDYAGEERQFQDDLHSLVAARRALMDRLMAIDDWRLFFFVFTAPDRLQHLIWEEDIILDHYKQFDDVLADVLEYVDERDANLFVASDHGFGPISKFVHLNVVLEQDGFLSRKDRSATGSSLAQLGVTKSNVLGTLKRVGIDEKRFVQSLPKGLVDGLAEQVPGDHGLYDVDFEETIAFAHGPSYVYVNDTDRFEAGTVAPANVDSVKRELRAAFEDVIDPDTGDRVLSVSDGDDVFPADDASPDLVVVGEDGYEEKTKLDDDVFAPAGTKAASHRSEGVFFAHGPAIDGSLETVNLDALSVVDVAPTLLHSVGEPIPDDVDGEVRTELLESDVDPTVQEDEPQATVGSKSEREQAEDVDEDFDGVEERLKGLGYME; this comes from the coding sequence ATGACCAGAGTTAGTGACACCGACCGTGCGTTCGTATTTGGCATCGACGGCGTCCCCTGGAACCTTCTGCGAAAGTGGATCGATGCCGGCGAACTACCCGCGTTTCGGCGGCTCCGCGAGGACGGCGTCGCTGCACCGCTCGAGAGCACGATGCCGCCGACGACTCCGACAGCGTGGCCGACGATCGCGACCGGGGCCCGGCCGGACAACCACGGCATCTACGGCTTTCAGAAGCTCCAGCACGACTACACTCAGGAGATGAACACGAGCACCGATCGAAAGCGGCCGGCACTGTGGGACCGTCTCTCGCCGGCCGTCGTCGGCAACGTTCCGATGACGTACCCTGCAGACGAGATCGACGGGACGATGGTCTCGGGGATGATCTCGCCGTCGGTCAACGAGCGATTCGCGCACCCTTCCGACCTCGCCGACGAGATTACAGCGGAGATCCCCGACTACCGAATCGGACTGAACTGGTACGACTACGCCGGCGAGGAACGGCAGTTCCAGGACGATCTGCACTCGCTGGTCGCTGCACGGCGTGCTCTCATGGACCGACTCATGGCGATCGACGACTGGCGGCTGTTCTTTTTCGTCTTCACCGCGCCCGACCGCCTCCAGCATCTCATCTGGGAAGAAGACATCATTCTCGACCACTACAAACAGTTCGACGACGTCCTGGCCGACGTCCTCGAGTACGTCGACGAACGCGACGCCAATCTCTTCGTCGCCTCCGACCACGGCTTTGGCCCGATCTCGAAGTTCGTCCACTTGAACGTTGTCTTGGAGCAGGACGGGTTTCTCTCCCGGAAAGACCGCAGCGCAACCGGGAGTTCGCTCGCCCAGCTCGGCGTAACGAAGTCGAACGTCCTCGGGACGCTGAAACGTGTCGGCATCGACGAGAAGCGATTCGTTCAGTCACTTCCCAAAGGCCTTGTCGACGGGCTCGCCGAACAGGTGCCGGGCGATCACGGGCTGTACGACGTCGACTTCGAGGAGACGATCGCGTTCGCTCACGGTCCGAGCTACGTCTACGTCAACGACACCGACCGGTTCGAAGCGGGGACGGTGGCACCCGCCAACGTGGATTCGGTCAAGCGAGAACTGCGCGCCGCGTTCGAAGACGTCATCGATCCCGACACCGGTGATCGGGTGCTGTCGGTCTCCGACGGCGACGACGTCTTCCCCGCCGACGACGCGTCACCCGATCTCGTCGTCGTCGGCGAGGACGGCTACGAGGAGAAGACGAAACTCGACGACGACGTCTTCGCACCCGCTGGCACGAAAGCCGCCAGCCATCGCAGCGAGGGCGTGTTCTTCGCTCACGGCCCGGCAATCGACGGGTCCCTCGAGACTGTCAATCTCGACGCCCTCTCGGTCGTCGACGTCGCACCCACGCTGCTACACAGCGTCGGCGAACCGATCCCCGACGACGTAGACGGCGAGGTACGGACGGAACTGCTCGAGTCGGACGTCGATCCGACGGTACAGGAGGACGAACCACAGGCGACCGTCGGTTCCAAGAGCGAGCGCGAGCAAGCCGAGGACGTCGACGAGGACTTCGACGGCGTCGAAGAGCGGTTGAAAGGGCTCGGCTACATGGAGTGA
- a CDS encoding SDR family oxidoreductase, whose amino-acid sequence MDLQIDGNAALVTASSSGLGKASAKALAREGVNVVVNGRDEDRLEDARADLEAIAAGEVVAQQGDLTDGDDVERLVETTVDEFGGLDHLVTSAGGPPSGPFLETDDEDWYEAYDLLVMSVVRLAREAEPYLKESDHGTIVNVTSRSVKEAIDSLVLSNAVRMSVIGLEKTLSKEFAPEVRANAVLPGPHETARIESLVEQAVDRGEYDSYEEGLADWAGNPLERVGDPMELGNTVAFLSSPASGFINGESVLIDGGSTGANL is encoded by the coding sequence ATGGACTTACAGATCGACGGCAACGCGGCACTCGTAACGGCGTCTTCGAGCGGTCTCGGCAAAGCCTCCGCGAAAGCACTCGCTCGAGAGGGAGTAAACGTCGTCGTCAACGGCCGCGACGAGGACCGACTCGAGGACGCGAGAGCGGACCTCGAGGCAATTGCGGCAGGCGAGGTCGTCGCTCAGCAGGGTGACCTGACCGACGGGGACGACGTCGAACGGCTAGTCGAGACGACCGTCGACGAGTTCGGCGGACTCGACCACCTCGTGACCAGCGCCGGCGGTCCGCCGTCGGGGCCGTTTCTCGAGACCGACGACGAGGACTGGTACGAGGCCTACGACCTGCTCGTGATGAGCGTCGTCCGGTTGGCTCGCGAGGCCGAGCCCTACCTGAAAGAGAGCGACCACGGCACGATCGTCAACGTCACTTCCCGAAGCGTCAAGGAGGCCATCGACAGTCTCGTGCTGTCGAACGCAGTCCGCATGAGCGTCATCGGGCTCGAGAAGACTCTCTCTAAGGAGTTCGCTCCCGAGGTCCGGGCGAACGCCGTTTTGCCTGGCCCACACGAAACAGCTCGTATCGAGAGTCTCGTCGAACAGGCGGTCGACCGTGGCGAGTACGACTCCTACGAGGAGGGACTGGCCGACTGGGCGGGCAATCCACTCGAGCGCGTCGGTGATCCGATGGAGTTGGGCAACACCGTCGCCTTCCTCTCCTCGCCAGCGTCGGGGTTCATCAACGGTGAGAGCGTCCTGATCGACGGCGGCTCCACGGGAGCGAACCTATGA
- a CDS encoding cupin domain-containing protein: MKPVEFDDAETYEPDEGWQRRALAGSDQCSFEWFEKPPGHSSPMHSHENEQVCLCLEGELTVTTEDGDSVTLGQYDSVLLESEEPHRVENTGDELAVGLDVFAPGRSFDFWTDRAE; the protein is encoded by the coding sequence ATGAAACCAGTCGAGTTCGACGACGCCGAAACCTACGAGCCAGACGAGGGGTGGCAACGGCGTGCACTCGCCGGCAGCGACCAGTGTAGTTTCGAGTGGTTCGAGAAACCGCCGGGTCACAGCTCCCCGATGCACTCCCACGAGAACGAACAGGTTTGTCTCTGTCTCGAGGGCGAACTCACCGTCACAACCGAGGACGGCGACTCGGTCACCCTCGGGCAGTACGACTCGGTATTGCTCGAGTCCGAGGAACCCCACCGTGTCGAGAACACCGGTGACGAACTGGCCGTCGGGCTCGACGTGTTCGCGCCGGGCCGTTCCTTCGACTTCTGGACGGATCGAGCGGAATGA
- a CDS encoding fumarylacetoacetate hydrolase family protein has translation MKYLARTTDGRPLLGDEEGFVPLPAAAPDLETVADALPRAAAGTLPDLEDVPADRIDGDHRQLGPPLAEFGKLWGIGLNYEDHAGDLGEGRPEEPASFMKPSTAVTGPGGPIRLPPVEQTDGVTAEAELAVVIGRGCRNLEDESTVDDVVAGYLPVVDVTAEDVLQRNPRFLTRAKSFDTFLVVGPAIAVPEDSIDLEELTVKTIVNGEIAAENEVRNMLFPPREIVAFHSRVMTLEAGDLFSTGTPGAEPIESGDHVRADIEGIGSVEAPVVRCRRR, from the coding sequence ATGAAGTATCTCGCTCGAACGACCGACGGCCGACCGCTGCTGGGCGACGAGGAGGGGTTCGTTCCGCTTCCGGCAGCCGCACCCGACCTCGAGACGGTCGCCGACGCGCTTCCTCGAGCCGCAGCGGGAACGCTGCCGGACCTCGAGGACGTTCCGGCCGACCGGATCGACGGCGATCACCGCCAGCTTGGACCGCCACTCGCCGAGTTCGGCAAGCTCTGGGGCATCGGCCTGAACTACGAGGATCACGCAGGCGACCTCGGCGAGGGTCGCCCGGAGGAGCCGGCGAGCTTCATGAAACCCTCGACGGCCGTGACGGGTCCCGGCGGGCCTATCCGACTCCCGCCGGTCGAACAGACCGACGGCGTCACGGCCGAGGCCGAACTCGCGGTCGTGATCGGCCGCGGGTGTCGCAATCTCGAGGACGAGTCGACAGTCGACGACGTCGTCGCGGGCTACCTGCCGGTCGTCGACGTGACTGCGGAGGACGTTCTCCAGCGAAACCCGCGATTCCTGACGCGAGCGAAGAGCTTCGATACCTTCCTCGTCGTCGGACCGGCGATCGCCGTTCCCGAAGATTCGATCGACCTCGAGGAGCTGACCGTCAAAACGATCGTGAATGGCGAGATCGCGGCCGAAAACGAGGTGCGAAACATGCTGTTTCCGCCTCGAGAGATCGTCGCTTTCCACTCTCGCGTGATGACACTCGAGGCCGGCGACCTGTTCAGCACGGGGACACCCGGCGCGGAACCGATCGAATCCGGCGATCACGTCCGAGCGGACATCGAAGGGATCGGATCGGTCGAAGCGCCCGTGGTGCGCTGCCGTCGGCGGTGA
- a CDS encoding TIGR03885 family FMN-dependent LLM class oxidoreductase — MSDIGYHASHEQFTPSTLLEYVGLADEYGFTDVLASDHFHPWSERQGESGFVWSWLGSAMERTGMAFGTVNAPGYRYHPAIIAQAAATLRESYPERFWLSVGSGQLLNEGITGTDWPIKDDRNARLEECAELMRRLWDGEEVTHEAQLTVERARLYTRPETAPPLVGAALSEETARWLGECDWTDGLITVATPDQEGLERRIEAFRDGSPDGDVYCKVQLSYDTDEDDALEGAYDQWRTNCVPGPVTQTLRTPGEFDELGEEISSEQVAENVRVSADLDEHREWLETDRALGVDKLLLHNVNRNQEQFIEAFGESVLPELE, encoded by the coding sequence ATGAGTGATATCGGATACCACGCATCTCACGAACAGTTTACCCCATCGACGTTGCTCGAGTACGTCGGCCTCGCGGACGAGTACGGATTTACCGACGTGCTCGCTTCGGATCACTTCCATCCCTGGAGCGAACGGCAGGGGGAGTCGGGCTTCGTCTGGTCGTGGCTCGGCTCCGCGATGGAACGGACCGGGATGGCGTTCGGGACGGTCAACGCGCCGGGTTATCGCTATCATCCAGCGATAATCGCTCAGGCAGCCGCCACACTTCGGGAGAGCTATCCCGAACGGTTCTGGCTGTCCGTCGGGAGCGGACAGTTGCTCAACGAGGGGATCACCGGGACAGACTGGCCGATCAAGGACGACCGTAACGCCAGACTCGAGGAGTGTGCCGAACTCATGCGCCGGCTCTGGGACGGCGAGGAGGTCACCCACGAGGCGCAACTTACCGTCGAACGGGCGCGCCTCTACACGCGTCCGGAGACGGCACCGCCCCTGGTCGGCGCAGCGCTCTCCGAGGAGACCGCCAGGTGGCTCGGCGAGTGTGACTGGACCGACGGCCTGATCACCGTCGCGACGCCGGACCAGGAGGGACTCGAGCGGCGAATCGAGGCGTTCCGAGACGGGTCGCCCGACGGCGACGTTTACTGTAAGGTACAACTCTCCTACGACACGGACGAGGACGACGCGCTCGAGGGTGCCTACGATCAGTGGCGGACGAACTGCGTCCCTGGACCGGTAACACAAACGTTGCGAACGCCCGGAGAGTTCGACGAACTCGGCGAGGAGATAAGCAGCGAACAGGTCGCAGAGAACGTCCGCGTGTCCGCGGATCTAGACGAACACCGCGAGTGGCTCGAGACGGACCGTGCTCTCGGCGTCGACAAACTACTCCTCCACAACGTCAATCGGAACCAAGAGCAGTTTATCGAGGCGTTCGGCGAGTCGGTGCTGCCGGAACTCGAGTGA
- a CDS encoding IS5-like element ISNagr1 family transposase — protein MSKISRFTGKVVTLAKSAVGGRGESAAPQGGGGFADYAVVSLHCLRIYLEKSYREALDLLSEMPQILAEIGLEEADLPDHSTLVKAFDRIKMAVWRVLLRLSAQLHEPSGHAAMDATFFDRENASKHYCRRTNYRVQTLKTTALVDTESQAILDVHCTTKKRHDTQIGWQLARRNAGELHSLAADKGYDWQRFRDKLREEDVRPLIKHREFRPIDHAHNARIDGTLYGQRALSETVFSVIKRTLGDAVRARSWYREFREIVLMCAVYNIKRTVN, from the coding sequence ATGTCCAAAATTTCCCGCTTCACTGGGAAGGTCGTGACGTTGGCTAAAAGTGCTGTTGGTGGCCGAGGCGAATCCGCCGCCCCGCAGGGTGGCGGCGGATTCGCCGACTACGCCGTCGTTTCGCTGCACTGTCTGCGGATTTACTTGGAGAAATCCTACCGGGAAGCACTTGACCTGTTGAGCGAGATGCCACAAATACTGGCGGAGATCGGCCTTGAGGAGGCCGATCTCCCTGATCACTCTACGCTAGTGAAAGCATTTGATAGGATCAAGATGGCAGTCTGGCGAGTGCTGCTGCGCCTGTCGGCGCAGCTGCACGAGCCATCTGGCCATGCGGCGATGGATGCGACGTTTTTCGACCGCGAAAACGCGAGCAAACACTACTGCCGACGGACGAATTACCGCGTTCAGACGCTCAAAACAACGGCTCTGGTCGATACTGAGTCACAAGCTATCCTCGACGTTCACTGCACAACCAAGAAACGTCACGACACGCAGATCGGCTGGCAACTCGCCCGCCGCAACGCTGGCGAGTTGCACAGCCTCGCCGCCGACAAAGGCTACGACTGGCAACGGTTCCGTGATAAACTCCGGGAAGAGGACGTAAGACCGCTGATCAAGCATCGAGAGTTCCGTCCCATCGATCACGCGCATAACGCGCGGATCGATGGGACTCTCTACGGCCAGAGAGCGTTGTCTGAGACCGTCTTCTCGGTGATCAAGCGCACGCTCGGCGACGCCGTGCGTGCGCGAAGCTGGTATCGTGAGTTCCGTGAAATCGTCCTAATGTGTGCCGTATACAACATCAAGCGTACCGTCAACTAG
- a CDS encoding cupin domain-containing protein: MRFTRANYFELEPGEAFSSGLHTHYDQEEVFYVQAGTAIFDTGTGEVPVEAGEVIHFAPGDFQQGYNPEDAEGRVVAFAFGAPGAKHDWDQIESLVYCRHCDDKEGHSLSVTDDATFELTCSECGNSFVLD, encoded by the coding sequence ATGCGATTCACCAGAGCCAACTACTTCGAACTCGAGCCCGGTGAGGCGTTCTCGAGTGGCCTCCACACCCACTACGACCAGGAGGAGGTCTTCTACGTACAGGCGGGAACCGCCATCTTCGACACCGGTACGGGCGAGGTCCCCGTCGAAGCCGGCGAAGTGATTCATTTTGCGCCAGGTGACTTTCAGCAAGGATACAACCCCGAGGACGCCGAGGGCCGGGTTGTCGCCTTCGCCTTCGGCGCACCCGGGGCGAAACACGACTGGGATCAGATAGAATCACTGGTTTACTGTCGTCACTGCGACGACAAAGAGGGCCACAGCCTCTCGGTGACGGACGACGCCACCTTCGAACTGACCTGTTCGGAGTGTGGGAACTCGTTCGTCCTCGATTAA
- the cmk gene encoding (d)CMP kinase has protein sequence MTVDEQSMSEIDTTLFVTVSGPPGCGATTLCERLSEATGCPYVSGGDIFREIAEERDLTLTQLTAKAEESDEIDRALDQRLQTIAEEWGMANKPFLLESRLAGWLAGDRADLRIWLDAPEEVRVRRIEDRVETEPEMRVREVSEAGRYQSYYEIDIGEREFYDLTINTARWGKEAVFDIVRAALESYEPSEDDGAFETPAIDL, from the coding sequence ATGACCGTTGACGAGCAGTCGATGTCGGAGATCGACACGACCCTCTTCGTTACCGTCTCCGGACCACCGGGCTGTGGCGCGACGACGCTCTGTGAACGCCTCTCGGAGGCGACCGGCTGTCCGTACGTCTCCGGCGGCGACATCTTCCGCGAAATCGCCGAAGAACGGGACCTGACCCTCACACAACTGACCGCGAAAGCCGAAGAATCCGACGAGATCGATCGGGCCCTCGACCAGCGACTGCAGACGATCGCCGAAGAGTGGGGAATGGCCAACAAACCGTTTCTCCTCGAGTCACGGCTTGCGGGCTGGCTCGCTGGTGACCGTGCAGACCTTCGGATCTGGCTCGACGCCCCCGAAGAGGTCCGAGTTCGTCGGATCGAGGATCGCGTCGAAACCGAACCGGAGATGCGAGTCCGAGAAGTCAGCGAAGCCGGCCGGTACCAGTCGTACTACGAGATCGACATCGGCGAACGGGAGTTCTACGATCTCACGATCAACACTGCCCGCTGGGGGAAAGAGGCCGTCTTCGATATCGTCAGGGCTGCACTCGAGTCCTACGAGCCGTCGGAAGACGACGGTGCGTTCGAGACGCCTGCGATCGACCTCTAG
- the guaB gene encoding IMP dehydrogenase, with amino-acid sequence MANDVPEHEPYSSKLQVPEALTFDDVLLRPKESRVEPDDADLTSQVSTNVAVSVPILSAAMDTVTESEMAIAMARHGGLGVLHRNMNVDEMVEEIERVKSADELVIPAENVVTADPEMTVREVDNLMAHEGVGGAPVVNTRGEVLGIISSTDIRPHLEVNEDDPVTEAMTDEVITVDEGVDPRDAFDLMYEHKIERVPVVDDENLLVGLVTMQGILQRREYKEAVRDEEGRLRLGVAVSPFEDDRAEAADEAGADILFIDTAHAHNRNVIEGAREIKETVEADVVVGNVGTREAAQELVDFADGIKVGIGPGSICTTRVVSGAGMPQITAVAQVADVASQEDVPVIADGGIRYSGDAIKAVAAGADAVMLGSYFAGTEEAPGRVVTMNGKKYKQYRGMGSVGAMKSGDSDRYLKEEPDEEEDYVPEGVEAATPYKGTLKSELHQLAGGMQSGMGYVGAETIPTFKERSEFVRISSAGQAESHAHDVVITDEAPNYSPDSS; translated from the coding sequence ATGGCGAACGACGTTCCCGAGCACGAGCCTTATTCTTCGAAACTCCAGGTACCGGAAGCGCTAACGTTCGACGACGTCTTATTGCGACCCAAAGAGAGCCGGGTCGAACCGGACGACGCGGACCTCACCTCGCAAGTCTCCACGAACGTCGCGGTGTCGGTCCCGATTCTCTCGGCGGCGATGGACACTGTCACGGAAAGTGAAATGGCGATCGCGATGGCTCGCCACGGCGGTCTCGGCGTCCTCCACCGGAACATGAACGTCGACGAGATGGTCGAGGAGATCGAACGCGTCAAAAGCGCCGACGAGCTCGTCATCCCCGCCGAGAATGTGGTCACCGCGGACCCCGAGATGACCGTCCGCGAGGTAGACAACCTGATGGCTCACGAAGGTGTCGGCGGCGCACCCGTCGTCAACACGCGCGGTGAAGTACTCGGCATCATCTCGAGCACCGACATCCGCCCGCACCTCGAGGTCAACGAGGACGATCCGGTCACCGAGGCGATGACCGACGAAGTCATCACGGTCGATGAAGGCGTCGATCCCCGCGACGCGTTCGATCTGATGTACGAGCACAAGATCGAGCGCGTTCCGGTCGTCGACGACGAGAACCTCCTCGTGGGGCTGGTCACGATGCAGGGTATCCTCCAGCGGCGTGAGTACAAGGAGGCCGTCCGCGACGAGGAGGGACGGCTCCGGCTCGGCGTCGCGGTCAGCCCCTTCGAGGACGACCGTGCCGAGGCGGCCGACGAAGCCGGCGCGGATATCCTCTTTATCGACACCGCACACGCCCACAATCGAAACGTCATCGAGGGTGCACGCGAGATCAAGGAAACCGTGGAGGCAGACGTCGTCGTCGGCAACGTCGGTACCCGCGAGGCCGCCCAGGAACTCGTCGACTTCGCCGACGGGATCAAGGTCGGTATCGGTCCGGGCTCGATCTGTACCACTCGCGTCGTCTCCGGTGCGGGAATGCCCCAGATCACTGCCGTTGCGCAAGTTGCCGACGTCGCCAGCCAGGAAGACGTTCCGGTCATCGCGGACGGCGGTATCCGTTACTCCGGCGATGCTATCAAGGCAGTCGCCGCCGGTGCAGACGCCGTCATGCTCGGTTCGTACTTCGCCGGCACCGAGGAGGCACCCGGCCGCGTCGTCACGATGAACGGCAAAAAGTACAAGCAGTACCGCGGCATGGGATCGGTCGGGGCGATGAAGTCCGGCGACAGTGACCGCTATCTGAAAGAAGAGCCCGACGAAGAGGAAGACTACGTCCCCGAAGGCGTCGAGGCGGCGACACCGTACAAGGGTACCCTCAAGTCCGAACTCCACCAGCTCGCCGGTGGAATGCAGTCGGGCATGGGCTATGTCGGTGCCGAGACGATCCCCACGTTCAAGGAACGCAGCGAGTTCGTCCGCATTTCCTCGGCTGGTCAGGCCGAGAGCCACGCCCACGACGTCGTCATCACCGACGAAGCACCGAACTACTCTCCTGACAGTAGCTAG